The DNA segment AAAAACTGTGCCGCAGCATTCTGTACTAGTTGCAGGCGTGTCAGAGTGCCCGGTCCAacccctattaaaagggagttacaataatccaagcGTGAGGTTATAAAAGCATGGATAACAGTCTCCAAGTCACGCCTTGAAAGAAAAGGTTTAACCTTCGACAGACGCCTGAGTTGATAGAATGACGATTTCACCACCCCATTCACGTGGCCATCAAAGGTAAGTGCAGAGTCGATTTTTACCCCAAGATTGGTAATCGAGCTCTTCAGAGCAGCAAGGTCAACATCAGGGATATCAGAGGAACGATTCGGGCCAAACAGAATTGCTTCCGTTTTACGTtcgttaaaatttaaaaagttttgagCCATCCATGACTTAACATCACTAAGGCAATCAAGCAGGAGTCTAATTTGGGAGCTATCAGAATgactgaaaggaaaataaagCTGTCAATCATCAGCATATAGATGAAATGAAACTTTGTGTTTACGAAAGATCGCACCCAGTGGCAGGAGATACAATGAAAACAGTAATGGCCCAAGAATAGATCCCTGTGGTACACCCCATGGCAGAGGGGCCACAGAGGATGATGACGAGCCCAACTTAACACAGAAGCTCCTGTTTGAGAGATATGATTTTATCCACAGGAGTGCAAAGCCAGAAATGCCCACACAATGCTGTAAACGAGAGATCAGCAGGTCGTGATCCACTGTGTCAAATGCAGCAGTCATATCTAGTAGTATAAGCACTACGTGTTTACCACAGTCCGTCGCTACCAGAATATCGTTCATAACCTTTATGAGAGCTGTCTCTGTGCTATGAAATGGCCTAAAGCCGGTAAAAATGAGTAATATCACAAACTAACCACATCCTATTACCagttttaataattattttgtactataaataaatatttttgtaaaGTATTTAACTCCACATAgttgttcagttcaattcaattcaattttatttatatagcgccaaatcacaatagcagtcgcctcaaggcgctttgtaatgtacagtagatcctatgataatagatacagagaaaaacccaaagtgctctaatagggtgatatggtactacaaggtcattaagataagatggggcctgattatttaagaccttgtatgtgaggagcaggattttgaattcaattctgcaTTTaccaggaagccaatgaagggaagccaaaacaggagaaatatgctctctctttctcgtccctgtcaggactcttgctgcagcattttggattagctgaaggcttttcagggagtttttaggacatcctgataataaggaattacagtagtccagcctggaagtaataaatgcatgaactagtttttcagcatcactctgagacagaatatttctaactttagatggaagaaagcagtcttacatatttgtttaatatgtgcgttgaaggacatgtcttgGTCAAACATCACTctaaggttcctcacagcgttactggaggccaaggtaatgccatccagagtaagaatctggttagataccatttTTCCGTAACTCCATACAAACAGTTTGTCAGCTGTTTGTGTGGAGTTGTTCTTTATGTTCCCCTCAAATCAACCtgagtgtcatttctctttagttctgatctcactgctgagctgcacaacaaaccaaggtcagtaaccttcttctgtcacagtttaaacctgaGAAATGCTCACAGATATGACCTGATTGGGTTTCAGACATAAAATTGACAAAGCAAAGAGCATTTTTAACAACTGTCTAAGACAGaagttataaaatataaaatttcaacagtttttcattgtaaccctcacagctcgtctgactgtgagtcccagcagctctcagttctttaaagaagactttgtgtctctgagctgtgaggaggacgacagctctgctggatggactctgaggacCAATAATAAGATCACTCAGTGTGGAGATGGGTGGGGAAGATGGTCTGGTTCTTCCTGTAACATCACTGTTTTCCCATTGGACAGCggagtttactggtgtgagtccagagagggtcccatcagtaacatggttaacctgacagtcactggtaagctgagtgtgtggagttagtgttgatgaagctgtgtgtaaatggatgaaatgctgtagtttgtctctgtgctcAGATAaatcagtgatcctgcagagtcctgtcctccctgtgatggagggagatgacgtcactctgctctgtaaaacaaagaccactccctccaacctcccagctgctttctataaagatggctccctcatcaggaagcagcctacaggtcacatgaccatccagcatgtttccaggtctgatgaaggcctctacaagtgtgacatcagcggtcatggagagtctccatccagctggatcactgtcacaggtgacacactcacctgtctgtgtttctgcagctttcaacattcacaatgtgacgacaacttaatgactgtgtttgctttattttaggggaacacaccaccacacctccacctacatcaacacctccacctacatcaacacctcctccatcactgtCCTCCACTGCTCTCTCTGTGTTGTCATTTCTTAAATCGATCTGTGGGTTCTTACTGGTGTTACTGGTTCTGTTAGGGAGACCATGTGTTCACAGGAAAACTGAAAGTGAGACTCAgactttgtttttcaaagtaaaTGATTTTAATGTGGTACTCACTAATATTTTTCTCACAGCATGAAACAGTAAATCAATTTGCTGTTCATTCTGGCTCATTTCAGCTGATGGAGAAGTTAGAGATGACATCACGTACAGTCACAGAAAATCTCAAGTCATCaacaacagccaatcagaggaagcAGAGGTAGTTTTTAATGCGCTGTGTGTTTAGGCTTCATGTTAATATTTAGAGGAATTATAAAACTTGGCTAAAGGAACTCTGTGAACTCACTGAGCTTAAACTAATGTGTCACACGTCTTGatccatgctcaatcatccaggtaagtaaatctgcaaaagttgattctgttcatctggacgtagcgttttgtgggagaaacgttttgtaactcatccaagtgacttcttcagtctcagctgactgcaggtttccccgatCTTATAACcagcacatttgcataatgactaattttggcataataactagttaccgtgctcgttaccaaaataataacgtagttactgtaacgcgttacttaataacgcgttagtcccaacactggtgtcCACtagcctgtaggtgtaaatagactccagagtcctggcctgaccaggtagctcttctgtgttgtgccatccgcttcgccagaggttgtttggtttccccgatgtataaatcctggcacttaacagcgtacactatgttactctgtttgtgtcgggggacctgatccttggggtggaccaatttttggcgcagcgtgttttggggtttaaaagccacagagacccggtgtttagaaaaaatgcgtctcaactgctccgatactcctgacacatatgggatcactacaggttttcgcttgggcagcggttgtccttctctcctggattagctggagctttcttttggcgccttcccagctttgacaaaagtccagctgggataaccacatttactcagggccttcttgatgtgctgttcttctgcctccctggccgctgtgtcagtggggatggtgttcgctctgtgttgtagtgtcctgatgacacccagtttgtgctccagttgatgatgagagtcaaaccttagatactgatccgtatgtgtaggtttacggtacacatcagcttttagatgtcccccattactgatggaaatctcacagtctaagaaggctagcctgccacttttcatatcctccctggtgaatctgatgtgtcggtccaccgcgttaatgtgatccgtgaattgtggtacgtcctgagatttgattttcatccaggtgtcatccacatatcaaccacaaagccctcttttctacttcttccatgtacaaattggccacccttgtatgtgaagtaggtggaatgGAGACAGtttcaaaagcaaacacacttggtcgatgctgagagtggtcctgtttcTGAGGTTGGtgtcatcctgtaatctcttatgGACTACCTCCAATCCTTCcgtgactgggatgcaagtgaagagagatgtaacgTTATACgagaccatggtttcatctgcctccataatgacatctctcaccttctcagTCCAACGTGTTCTGGATGTGGTGCTCAGAGCTGCCCACCAGCGGGTTGAGGAtcgaagccagaaacttggagatgttatAGGTGACCGAGTTGATCATACAGACAGTTGATCAATGGTCTTTGATTCATTAtgagtcattatgcaaatgtactgtttataagatttggggaaacctgcagtcagctgagactcaaggagtcacttggatgagtgacgaaacgtttctcccacaaaacgctacgtccagatgaacagaatcaacttttggagacaaTGTGTCACACAACTTTATGAATACAACAACTCACTACGTACAAAAAATCTCATACAAGTTCAAACATTGGTGACCTTGACCTTAGATTCAGATGTAATGctgtctgaaaatgtttttatctCAGGAAGAATATCATGTAGGCTTCTCATACTGATAGATTAGCTGCATCTACTGATAATCTCTGACAGTTTTGAATTTGGCAACTTTAACAAAATCtgtgcacattttattttaaaggtttCTGAGTGGTGCAGTATAATATGTAGCTATAGTAGCAGCACTGTTTCAGTCTTTgacaaaataacatttaaaactttTTCCCAGTTGACATTCAGTGACTGTTCATAATTATCACTCTCCTGCTGTAAATGGAtgaatcttttttaaaaattgattttAAATATCTTTAAACCTTGTAGTTCTGTCTTCTAGAACTTGTGCTCTCTGGAGTTTTTGTGCCAACTAAATCCAGGAGAGATGAAGAGACcaacagagagcagagagcCTGAGAAAGCTGAAAGGTGTGAGACAGGAGAGAGAAAAGCTGTTTTATGCTCGGCTGACAGAACAGAGTTGTATGTTGTGAGTTTGTAGGTGATAATCAATGCTGTTCTTTGCATGTTGGGCTGTGTGTTTTTCAGCCTGTGGTTAGTCTGTTAACAGAAACTAACAGCTCTGTGGTCGTCATGTTTCCTCTGTCAGATAAAAATACTTCATATGCTCAGGTTGTACTGCAGGACTGTTAGTGTGCAAACAGAATCAAGATCAGTTCTGCTCACATATATGTCACAGTTTTGTATTTTACTGATATGGTTTGAATCATTTTATAGTTTGCATAACATCCTGGTCCAGTCAGTCTCAGGATCCCTGGTTATTGGGCTGTTCTTTGTTCCACACGTACAGacattatatttgtatttatgagtAAATCTGCTTGTGATAGAACAGCTGAAGAAGATCATCAGAGCTTATGATAGGCCACAGCATCTCACTTTGAGTTGTTGTTATGCCTGTGATCAGGATGTATTTATGCAGATGTCATGAACCAACCTCAATGCAGTAAATTTGTCATCACTGGATGATGAACATTtgtataaaacataaaaacagaactCTTTATTCTACTTTTGATGAATTAAAAGACAAGATAACATTAgaactctgcatgaaaacaatgtttgaagtaaaatttaaatgaaCCACACCTCAGCACCTAGAACTGTCCTTTAACAACACTGCATGTAAAACCAcagcagccccccccccccccccccctgctgTTTCCACTGAGCTGATAAATGAAGACAAACAGGAATCTGTCaacacaatatatacagtgtgacAAAGTGTGGGTCTGTTTTGTACCTtctgataaaatgttttttcttctcataTTGTTTAAAATCAATGAACAAATATAACAAGTGTGGTCTTATCCACACAAAAAAGAACTGGTGAAATTTTTAGGAAATATTTTCATTGTATAAGAAGCAGTGATAagttgttgtcttttttaaaaacacttttataaCTTGTAGCATTTGCAGtgattttctctgtgtgtgtttcattgtACAGAGAGTGATCCTGTTCCCGTCCACTCAGCCCTGAGAACTGAAGACATCATTTATGGACAAACAGGTACAGCTGCTCTTTAGTCACTTTCAGAATATCACTGGTATCATGTTATGAATTGTAACTGTTACATTCTACAGTAATGCTTTACTGTCATCGAGAGTTTTACGATCTGACTAAATGTTTACTGTGCaggacagaagaaaagaaaagaagaaaagagatgtattttgtacatttgtgtCATCATAATATTTACTGAAATGATCTCATGAGAAATGTGTCCAAACCCTTTCACTGGTATGTCAGGtctgattttaaaatgttacataAGTCAAAGTACAAAAGTGTCAGGATCAGCAGAATTAGCCCCAAGAATGAAAGTACAACTAAAGCTTATGACTTATATCTGATTTTATCCGACTAGGTTACATTACTGTTCCTTGTATTCATGAGGGGAACATGTCCACAACAGTCTGTCCACACTTTAGGAGACAACACAACTATTCATAGAACTGGAGGTACATCCAGTAACTACTATTTTCATAGAAGTAACTGGATGTTTCTCTAAGTTTCTTTTCCCACACAGACATATTTTAAACTCCTGATGTGACATCATAACAGCTCTGCCTGGTGGTTCATGTATCCTCTGCATTAATGAGGCTCTCATCTTTTTAATGTGATGTAGGGTTTGTCTCTTTTGTTTAATAGAAGCGAGCATAAAGATTATGAAGTTTTTTTCCTTGGCTTCTGTTCCTTTTTATAAATAGTTGAATATCATTTATGCAACAAACAAACTCAGCAGGTCAATTGTAAAAATCACTTTTATAAA comes from the Maylandia zebra isolate NMK-2024a unplaced genomic scaffold, Mzebra_GT3a scaffold02, whole genome shotgun sequence genome and includes:
- the LOC112430643 gene encoding low affinity immunoglobulin gamma Fc region receptor II-like — translated: MKETSVLCLLFLISLLSCTTNQARLTVSPSSSQFFKEDFVSLSCEEDDSSAGWTLRTNNKITQCGDGWGRWSGSSCNITVFPLDSGVYWCESREGPISNMVNLTVTDKSVILQSPVLPVMEGDDVTLLCKTKTTPSNLPAAFYKDGSLIRKQPTGHMTIQHVSRSDEGLYKCDISGHGESPSSWITVTGEHTTTPPPTSTPPPTSTPPPSLSSTALSVLSFLKSICGFLLVLLVLLGRPCVHRKTETDGEVRDDITYSHRKSQVINNSQSEEAERVILFPSTQP